One Streptomyces sp. P9-A2 DNA window includes the following coding sequences:
- a CDS encoding ABC transporter ATP-binding protein has translation MGEASATQGTGDGVIVTRALTKRYRGGQLAVDGLDLTVPSGSVFGFLGPNGSGKTTTIRMLMGLIEPTSGTAHVLGRPMPRSARAVLPRVGALIEGPALYGFLSGRDNLLRYDAADPTADPRTRHARVAAALDRVGLTAAAGKKAKAYSLGMKQRLGLGAALLQPRRLLVLDEPTNGLDPQGMREIRALIRELASDGTTVFLSSHLLDEIGQVCTHAAVMARGRLLTQGPVADLAAGSRGRLVVTTPDPADAARVLKEQGIGDVVVTDDRVTGEVPERDLAEVNTALVTGGVRVRGFGVERASLEDAFVALTGEGFDVAG, from the coding sequence ATGGGCGAGGCGTCCGCCACGCAGGGTACGGGTGACGGCGTCATCGTCACCCGTGCGCTCACCAAGCGCTACCGCGGCGGACAGCTCGCCGTCGACGGTCTCGATCTGACCGTTCCGTCGGGCAGTGTCTTCGGTTTCCTCGGTCCCAACGGCTCCGGCAAGACCACCACCATCCGCATGCTGATGGGCCTGATCGAGCCCACCTCGGGCACGGCGCACGTCCTGGGCCGGCCCATGCCGCGCTCCGCGCGCGCCGTGCTCCCGCGGGTGGGGGCCCTCATCGAGGGCCCCGCCCTGTACGGCTTCCTCTCCGGCCGCGACAACCTCCTGCGCTACGACGCCGCCGACCCGACCGCCGATCCGCGCACCCGGCACGCCCGCGTCGCCGCCGCCCTGGACCGGGTGGGCCTCACGGCCGCCGCGGGCAAGAAGGCGAAGGCGTACTCCCTCGGCATGAAGCAGCGCCTCGGGCTGGGGGCGGCCCTGCTCCAGCCCCGCCGGCTGCTCGTCCTGGACGAGCCGACCAACGGACTCGACCCGCAGGGCATGCGGGAGATCCGCGCCCTGATAAGGGAGTTGGCGTCGGACGGCACGACCGTCTTCCTCTCCTCGCACCTGCTCGACGAGATCGGACAGGTGTGCACGCATGCCGCGGTGATGGCGCGCGGCCGGCTGCTCACCCAGGGACCCGTCGCCGACCTGGCCGCGGGCAGCCGCGGCCGGCTGGTGGTGACCACACCGGACCCGGCGGACGCGGCGCGGGTGCTGAAGGAGCAGGGGATCGGCGACGTCGTGGTCACCGACGACCGGGTGACCGGCGAGGTGCCCGAGCGCGACCTCGCCGAGGTGAACACCGCGCTGGTGACGGGTGGCGTCCGGGTGCGCGGCTTCGGGGTCGAACGGGCCTCGCTGGAGGACGCGTTCGTGGCGCTGACCGGGGAGGGCTTCGATGTCGCGGGCTGA